A single window of Sphingobium aromaticiconvertens DNA harbors:
- a CDS encoding cyclase family protein, giving the protein MPGWEEGDWRDETLCQFKESDLLNSMGLEFYDLSHPWGLGQPCWPYFEDVKIERLHGMSRSGVLTQKITTVMHSGTHIDAPAHVVPGTPFMDEVPLPYFFGTGVVVSIPKKKWEVITAEDLENARPQIREGDIVIVNTGWHKYYGDNRHYYAYSPGFYKEAGEWFVQKKVKMCGSDTQALDHPLGTAIGPHGTGAPHGLIPQVNIEYEQLTGRKVIEDFPEWEPCHNAILSAGICGFENVGGDIDKVTGKRVTFAAFPWRWKKGDGCIVRLVAIVDPTGNFRIETGKDND; this is encoded by the coding sequence ATGCCCGGATGGGAAGAAGGCGATTGGCGCGATGAGACGCTATGCCAGTTCAAAGAGTCCGATTTGCTCAACAGCATGGGCCTTGAATTTTACGACCTGTCGCACCCTTGGGGCCTTGGACAGCCGTGCTGGCCCTATTTCGAGGACGTCAAGATCGAGCGCTTGCATGGCATGTCCCGATCGGGCGTGCTGACGCAGAAGATCACTACCGTCATGCATTCCGGGACGCATATCGATGCCCCGGCGCACGTGGTCCCGGGCACGCCGTTCATGGACGAAGTGCCGTTGCCCTATTTCTTTGGCACCGGTGTCGTGGTGTCGATCCCCAAGAAGAAATGGGAAGTGATCACGGCGGAAGACCTGGAGAATGCGCGTCCGCAGATCCGAGAAGGCGACATCGTGATCGTCAACACCGGCTGGCATAAATATTACGGCGATAACCGCCATTATTACGCCTACTCGCCGGGCTTCTACAAGGAAGCGGGCGAGTGGTTCGTGCAGAAGAAGGTCAAGATGTGCGGGTCGGACACCCAGGCGCTCGACCATCCGCTGGGCACCGCGATCGGCCCGCACGGCACGGGCGCGCCGCATGGCCTCATCCCCCAGGTCAATATCGAATATGAACAGTTGACCGGCCGCAAGGTGATCGAGGATTTCCCTGAGTGGGAACCCTGCCACAACGCGATCCTGTCGGCGGGCATCTGCGGGTTCGAGAATGTCGGTGGCGATATCGACAAGGTAACCGGCAAGCGCGTGACCTTCGCCGCCTTCCCGTGGCGCTGGAAGAAGGGCGATGGCTGCATCGTCCGCCTTGTGGCGATTGTCGATCCTACCGGCAATTTCCGGATCGAAACCGGCAAGGACAACGACTGA
- a CDS encoding SDR family NAD(P)-dependent oxidoreductase — translation MSLPRIDTGSLFDVAGKSAIIVGATGSFGKVVCATLGKSGARLVVTAGSKDGLATLTAELAEAGIEAVPVNRRPNTETDCDAIVAAAVEAYGSVDILVIASGMNDVSPIVDMAPDRFQKVMTANVDGAWLMARAAGKRMIEQGRGGKVVFTSSARGKLGHPAGYSAYCTSKSAIDGMTKALGCEWGKYGITVNAIAPTVFRSPVTAWMFEDNDNATNVRNGFLARVPIGRLGEPEDLAGPLLFLCSRASDFHTGHIVYADGGYTAG, via the coding sequence ATGAGCCTGCCCCGGATCGATACGGGAAGCCTGTTTGATGTCGCGGGCAAGTCGGCGATCATCGTCGGCGCGACGGGGTCCTTCGGAAAGGTGGTCTGCGCCACGCTTGGCAAGTCGGGTGCCCGGCTGGTCGTAACGGCCGGCAGCAAGGACGGACTCGCGACATTGACTGCTGAACTGGCCGAGGCCGGAATCGAAGCGGTTCCGGTCAACCGCCGCCCGAATACCGAGACAGACTGCGATGCGATCGTCGCGGCCGCAGTCGAAGCTTATGGCAGCGTCGATATCCTCGTGATCGCCTCGGGGATGAATGATGTCTCGCCGATCGTCGATATGGCGCCGGATCGTTTCCAGAAGGTAATGACGGCGAATGTCGATGGCGCCTGGTTGATGGCGCGCGCGGCGGGAAAACGGATGATCGAGCAGGGCAGGGGCGGGAAGGTGGTATTTACCTCGTCGGCGCGCGGCAAGCTTGGCCATCCGGCGGGATATTCGGCCTATTGCACCTCCAAATCGGCGATCGACGGCATGACCAAGGCGCTGGGCTGCGAATGGGGCAAGTACGGGATTACCGTCAACGCGATCGCGCCAACGGTATTCCGTTCTCCGGTCACGGCCTGGATGTTCGAGGATAACGACAACGCCACGAACGTGCGCAACGGTTTCCTTGCCCGCGTGCCGATCGGCCGCCTCGGCGAGCCGGAGGACCTTGCGGGGCCGCTGCTTTTCCTTTGCTCCAGGGCGTCCGATTTCCACACGGGCCACATCGTCTACGCCGATGGCGGCTATACGGCGGGATGA
- a CDS encoding cupin domain-containing protein: protein MEVVRLADAKTYIAPKHYDMRSLRLQGLEASGADFAWTGLSYFLPGGGAEMDAGPLGKIYVVIEGEVTIELGSGETQVLGKLDSCFIPGGEARAVRNDGNIMATMLVVMPSPVKAA, encoded by the coding sequence ATGGAAGTCGTGCGCCTTGCAGACGCCAAAACCTATATTGCGCCGAAGCATTACGACATGCGGTCGCTTCGCCTGCAGGGTCTTGAGGCCAGCGGCGCAGACTTCGCCTGGACGGGCCTGTCCTACTTCCTGCCAGGTGGCGGCGCCGAAATGGACGCAGGACCGCTGGGGAAGATCTATGTCGTGATCGAGGGCGAAGTGACGATCGAACTGGGCTCGGGCGAGACGCAGGTTTTGGGCAAGCTCGACAGCTGCTTCATTCCCGGCGGCGAAGCGCGTGCCGTGCGCAACGACGGCAATATTATGGCGACCATGCTGGTAGTGATGCCTTCTCCGGTGAAAGCAGCATGA